The Daucus carota subsp. sativus chromosome 9, DH1 v3.0, whole genome shotgun sequence genome window below encodes:
- the LOC108200686 gene encoding putative disease resistance RPP13-like protein 3, translating to MVDATISFAIEKLGDFIAQEVSIRIGVKDGVRWLKDELVYLQSAVRSAELRQDEEQICNWVNNVRDVAHDAVTILRDFNALQQEQAAVKQGVLDCFRGCVCMYKKEVKLYDIGKDIESLKERIVVIKNRRIEYGIDNILSTPNVQKKQRTLLRTTAILHQVDVVGFKDDFKTLMAELDSEDPSLKVISIHGMGGLGKTSLATKLFNSGELRYFDTRAKVCVSNEYNIIDVLKRIIKSFKGLEHEQYISNMDEHDSLQYLSKLLQCGGRYFALIDDIWDIKAWEQIKIAFPNQKNGSRIIITTRNKIIAQAVEDKCFVHQLRFLREDESWQLFCKRVEPTSLNMEKLGREMVGKCGGLPLAIVVLSGLLVHNMSYEYWLKVKEHIWRHLKEGGSFQIQEVLSLSYSDLSPQMRDCFLYLAKYPEDHVFYPRELKLPWIAEEFISEADEGEGLVLEDLAEDYLNELIDRNLIQVESLQLNGQALTCRVHDLVRELAINIAKDHKLLAVFDLSKHHPNQIQLLEGRLRHVIYNGFGVYLNLLEPKFDALHLHSLTLDNYIGLVELKEMKLMYTMFKNLKVLDMTSVVSDRIPEEIGELVFLKFLGLVGCEKLSQILVIPPSIGKLRRLQTLKGMNYKHYTLPREICELHELRYLDIEISGSLNIGSHQTKLHTLSWIHYKHLLQIDVVNISNLCTLYIHIEEEEYSYSMEFIPSLTSLKTFSIYSPFNSIPTTKPLSTCNRLESVTLFGPMEDPSGLIFLPDSVMDLTLAGSEFREDQMRTLGNLSNLTALELDEVYEGDRIGCNHKAFPSLQILRLRHMHYLEELQVEDGALPSLKSFQTTQCGRLKKIPAPLERLWIKDE from the coding sequence ATGGTTGATGCAACCATATCTTTTGCAATTGAAAAGCTTGGTGATTTTATTGCCCAAGAAGTTAGCATTAGAATAGGAGTGAAAGATGGTGTAAGGTGGCTTAAAGATGAACTGGTCTACCTCCAATCTGCAGTAAGATCTGCGGAACTAAGACAGGATGAGGAGCAAATCTGTAATTGGGTAAACAATGTAAGAGACGTCGCCCATGATGCAGTAACTATCCTGCGTGATTTTAATGCTCTGCAGCAAGAACAGGCAGCTGTAAAACAAGGTGTCTTGGATTGTTTTCGGGGCTGTGTTTGCATGTACAAGAAAGAAGTTAAGCTTTATGATATTGGCAAGGATATCGAGTCACTCAAGGAAAGAATAGTTGTGATCAAGAACAGGAGAATTGAGTATGGTATTGACAACATCTTATCCACTCCAAACGTGCAGAAGAAACAGAGAACGCTGCTCAGAACAACCGCTATTCTTCACCAGGTTGATGTGGTCGGTTTTAAAGATGATTTCAAGACTTTGATGGCTGAACTGGATAGCGAGGATCCTTCCCTCAAAGTCATTTCCATTCATGGAATGGGAGGGTTGGGCAAGACTTCACTTGCCACCAAGTTGTTCAACTCTGGCGAGTTGAGATATTTTGACACCCGTGCTAAGGTTTGTGTATCCAACGAATATAACATTATTGATGTACTGAAGAGGATAATAAAGTCTTTCAAGGGGCTTGAGCATGAACAATATATCTCAAACATGGATGAGCATGATTCACTGCAGTATCTGTCAAAGTTGCTGCAATGTGGAGGTCGCTATTTTGCATTGATTGATGATATATGGGATATAAAAGCTTGGGAACAGATTAAGATTGCATTTCCAAACCAGAAGAATGGCAGTAGAATTATCATTACAACGCGAAACAAAATCATTGCACAGGCGGTAGAAGACAAGTGTTTTGTCCATCAACTCAGGTTTCTTAGGGAAGACGAGAGCTGGCAATTATTCTGCAAGAGAGTTGAGCCAACATCCCTTAATATGGAGAAGTTAGGAAGGGAGATGGTTGGAAAATGTGGAGGTTTACCACTTGCAATCGTGGTACTGAGCGGCCTATTAGTACACAACATGAGTTATGAGTATTGGTTAAAGGTGAAGGAGCATATCTGGAGACACTTGAAGGAAGGTGGTTCTTTTCAGATTCAAGAAGTACTGAGCTTGAGTTATAGTGACTTGTCACCCCAGATGAGAGACTGTTTTCTCTACCTTGCAAAATATCCGGAAGACCATGTGTTTTACCCAAGGGAATTAAAGCTTCCATGGATTGCAGAGGAATTTATCTCAGAAGCTGATGAAGGAGAAGGATTAGTCCTAGAGGATTTGGCTGAAGATTATCTGAATGAGCTAATTGATCGCAATTTGATTCAGGTTGAAAGTTTGCAATTGAATGGACAAGCTCTGACATGCCGAGTCCACGACCTTGTAAGAGAACTTGCCATTAATATAGCAAAGGATCACAAGTTGTTGGCTGTTTTTGACTTGAGTAAACACCATCCAAATCAAATCCAGCTTCTGGAAGGACGACTGCGTCATGTCATTTACAATGGCTTTGGTGTGTACTTGAACTTACTTGAGCCTAAGTTTGATGCTTTACATTTGCATTCACTGACATTGGATAACTACATCGGTCTAGTCGAATTGAAAGAAATGAAGTTGATGTACACCATGTTCAAAAATCTCAAAGTGCTAGATATGACAAGTGTAGTTTCAGACAGGATTCCAGAAGAAATAGGGGAATTAGTTTTCCTGAAGTTCTTGGGCTTAGTGGGTTGTGAGAAGCTTTCTCAGATACTAGTAATTCCACCAAGTATAGGCAAGCTGAGAAGGCTACAAACTTTGAAGGGTATGAATTATAAACATTACACACTTCCCAGAGAGATCTGTGAGCTGCATGAGTTAAGGTATTTAGACATTGAAATTAGTGGGAGCTTGAATATAGGTAGCCACCAAACGAAGCTCCATACTCTCAGTTGGATACACTACAAGCACTTGCTCCAGATTGATGTTGTCAATATCAGTAACCTCTGTacactatatatacatatagaagaagaagaatattCTTACAGCATGGAGTTTATACCTAGTTTAACAAGTCTCAAAACATTCAGCATATACTCTCCTTTTAATAGTATCCCAACAACGAAACCACTCTCAACTTGCAATCGTCTTGAGAGTGTTACCTTATTTGGTCCTATGGAAGATCCATCAGGATTAATTTTTCTGCCTGATTCAGTCATGGATTTGACACTGGCTGGTAGTGAGTTTAGAGAAGATCAGATGCGTACTTTGGGAAATTTATCAAATCTTACCGCCCTTGAGTTGGATGAGGTGTACGAAGGAGACAGAATTGGTTGCAACCACAAGGCATTTCCAAGTCTTCAAATTTTAAGGTTAAGGCATATGCACTATCTAGAAGAGTTGCAAGTTGAGGATGGAGCTCTCCCTTCTCTCAAAAGCTTTCAAACAACTCAGTGTGGACGATTGAAAAAGATTCCTGCACCATTGGAACGTTTATGGATAAAGGATGAATAA
- the LOC108200687 gene encoding cold-responsive protein kinase 1: MKDIFLWQLVFIAFVWLIKAVKSDPQTYLLDQDCSPRISADVSSYLSSRNNTFKDLRGKLLENSTKFATAQQDGVYAMVQCRNYLSSADCLVCFDAAVSLSLTCLSDGPARVIYEGCFLRYEAEDFYRVATLPGNTWTCSPKQSSIKETLINQVVEGLLRDLEIATPKTNGLFAAATRQVPGAGTDATIYAVAQCAQTVSQSECGNCLSVANRNLENCPPQAGGSSVDAGCFLRYSDTAFFPKNATIDITPFLRASSRTKSSLIAGLVAGVCIFLLILALMFWYRLFRKTAERGFISGVTYYKYKDLKAATKSFSENNKVGEGGFGDVYKGITNDGDVVAVKKLAMTTRKVKEDFESEIRLTSKVNHRNIIRLLGCSGKGPELLLVFEYMRNGSLDKFLYGEKRGTLSWNQRFDIIFGIARGLAYLHDEFHISIIHRDIKSSNILLDDDYQPKIADFGLARLIAEGQSHLTTGFAGTLGYTAPEYAIHGHLSEKVDTYAYGVVVLEIISGQQCTKMMADPVAGSLLAYAWKLYADGMHIDLVDEALDPGEYSIEIVKKIIQLALMCTQSPVSTRPTMSEVVASLTGYSPIEQIPESMPTWSSY, encoded by the exons ATGAAGGATATATTCTTGTGGCAGCTAGTTTTTATCGCTTTTGTGTGGCTGATAAAAGCTGTGAAATCAGACCCTCAGACTTATTTACTAGACCAAGATTGCAGTCCGCGAATCTCAGCAGACGTGTCCAGTTACTTGAGCAGTCGGAACAACACGTTTAAAGATCTCAGAGGAAAGTTATTGGAGAACAGCACAAAGTTTGCCACCGCGCAGCAAGATGGAGTTTATGCTATGGTTCAGTGCAGAAACTACCTTTCCAGTGCTGATTGTCTGGTTTGCTTTGATGCTGCTGTGTCTTTATCACTTACATGCTTGTCAGACGGTCCTGCCCGGGTTATATATGAAGGCTGCTTTTTAAG GTATGAGGCAGAGGACTTCTACAGGGTAGCTACTCTTCCAGGCAATACATGGACGTGTAGCCCTAAACAAAGTTCGATCAAGGAAACTCTTATTAATCAAGTAGTAGAAGGGTTGTTAAGGGATCTTGAAATTGCCACACCAAAAACAAATGGTCTATTTGCAGCAGCAACAAGACAGGTACCAGGTGCTGGTACTGATGCAACAATATATGCTGTAGCGCAATGTGCTCAAACAGTAAGCCAGAGCGAATGTGGAAATTGCTTAAGTGTTGCAAATAGAAACTTAGAAAATTGCCCTCCTCAAGCAGGAGGAAGTTCTGTTGATGCTGGTTGCTTCCTCAGATACTCTGACACAGCATTTTTTCCTAAAAATGCTACAATCGACATCACACCTTTTCTACGAG CAAGTTCAAGAACCAAATCAAGCCTCATCGCGGGCTTAGTTGCTGGTGTGTGCATATTCCTTCTCATTCTTGCCTTAATGTTTTGGTATCGGCTATTTAGGAAGACTGCTGAAAGAG GGTTCATATCAGGAGTAACATACTACAAGTACAAAGATTTAAAGGCAGCAACAAAGAGTTTTAGTGAAAATAACAAAGTAGGGGAAGGAGGTTTTGGAGACGTATACAAG GGCATAACAAACGACGGGGACGTAGTTGCAGTGAAGAAACTTGCTATGACTACAAGAAAAGTGAAGGAAGATTTTGAAAGTGAAATTAGGCTTACAAGTAAAGTTAATCATAGGAATATCATTCGCCTACTAGGCTGTAGTGGCAAAGGACCAGAGCTCCTTCTTGTCTTcgaatacatgagaaatggaagtCTTGACAAATTTTTATATG GTGAAAAACGGGGGACTCTTAGCTGGAACCAACGTTTTGACATAATCTTTGGCATAGCTAGGGGCCTTGCCTATCTTCACGACGAATTTCATATAAGTATCATACATCGAGATATTAAATCTAGCAATATTCTGCTCGATGATGATTATCAGCCAAAAATTGCTGATTTTGGATTAGCAAGACTAATAGCTGAGGGACAAAGTCATCTTACCACAGGATTTGCTGGGACTTT GGGTTACACAGCACCAGAGTATGCAATTCATGGACACTTGTCAGAGAAAGTTGATACCTACGCCTATGGAGTTGTCGTGCTTGAAATAATAAGTGGGCAACAATGCACTAAAATGATGGCTGACCCTGTAGCTGGATCCTTACTTGCATAT GCCTGGAAGTTGTACGCAGATGGCATGCATATTGATTTGGTTGATGAGGCTTTAGATCCTGGTGAATACAGTATAGAAATTGTGAAAAAGATCATACAGCTTGCTCTAATGTGCACTCAGTCACCAGTTTCTACGAGGCCAACAATGTCTGAGGTAGTTGCTTCGCTTACAGGCTACAGTCCCATTGAGCAGATACCAGAGAGCATGCCAACTTGGTCTAGCTACTAG
- the LOC108202731 gene encoding cold-responsive protein kinase 1 codes for MKNVWIWLLHCVVFLCITKSVKSDPQTNLLNQGCSQFISTDVPAFSGNRNLTFSELRRQLSNNTHFATAQQSGIYAMAQCRNYLSGADCLDCFDAAVSLTLNCSSDGGARVIYEGCFLRYEAHDFYSVATLQGNTGKCSTNLSRIEPNLIDPAVESLLKDLEVATPKTKGLFAAATKQVIGVTPGSTIYAYAQCAQTVSPGVCRDCLSVAYGNVQGCPPRAGGSSVDAGCFLRYSDTPFFPSNFTTDITPYVQEGGSSSKSTIILCVVGAVCFFLLILALLLWYRLYQKKAKRGDILGLTKLQGPITYNYKDLKSATKSFSEEYKIGEGGFGDVYKGIIKNGDVIAVKKLAMTTSKAKKDFESEIRLISNIHHKNIVRLLGCSGKGSDLLLVFEYMANGSLDKFLYGEKQGTLSWKQRLDIIFGVARGLAYLHDQFHIRIIHRDIKSSNILLDVDFQPKIADFGLARLIAGDQSHLSTRFAGTLGYTAPEYAFHGHLSEKVDTYGFGIVVLEIVSGRRSTNSKSDPVTGPLLEDAWKLYEDGMHSDLVDESMDPSEYNIEHVKKIIQLALMCTQSPTSIRPTMSEVVVLLTNDRSVEQRSLSKPTMV; via the exons ATGAAGAATGTTTGGATATGGCTACTACATTGCGTCGTATTTTTGTGCATAACAAAATCCGTAAAATCAGACCCTCAAACTAATCTACTGAACCAAGGTTGCAGTCAGTTCATCTCTACAGATGTGCCTGCTTTCTCAGGAAACCGAAATCTGACTTTTAGTGAGCTCAGAAGACAGTTGTCGAACAATACACACTTTGCTACAGCACAACAGTCAGGAATTTATGCTATGGCTCAGTGCAGGAACTACCTGTCAGGTGCTGATTGTTTAGATTGTTTTGATGCTGCTGTGTCTTTGACACTCAACTGCTCGTCGGATGGTGGTGCTCGTGTCATATATGAAGGCTGCTTTCTCAG GTATGAGGCACACGATTTCTATAGTGTGGCTACTCTTCAAGGTAATACTGGAAAATGCAGCACTAACCTGAGTAGAATTGAGCCAAATTTGATTGATCCTGCAGTAGAAAGTCTTTTAAAAGATCTTGAAGTTGCAACACCCAAAACGAAAGGTCTGTTTGCAGCTGCAACAAAACAAGTAATTGGTGTTACTCCCGGTTCAACAATATATGCCTATGCACAATGTGCTCAAACAGTAAGCCCAGGTGTCTGTAGAGATTGCTTAAGCGTGGCATATGGAAATGTACAAGGTTGCCCTCCTCGAGCTGGAGGAAGTTCTGTTGACGCTGGTTGTTTCCTCAGATACTCTGACACTCCATTTTTTCCTAGTAATTTTACCACTGATATTACACCTTACGTACAGGAAG GAGGTTCAAGCAGCAAGTCAACTATCATTTTATGCGTTGTTGGTGCTGTATGCTTTTTCCTGCTCATACTTGCCTTGCTCTTATGGTATCGGCTGTATCAAAAGAAAGCTAAACGAG GTGATATATTGGGACTAACCAAGCTTCAGGGACCAATTACCTACAACTACAAAGATCTGAAATCAGCTACAAAGAGTTTTAGTGAAGAATACAAAATAGGAGAGGGAGGTTTTGGAGATGTATACAAG GGCATAATAAAAAATGGAGATGTGATTGCAGTGAAAAAACTTGCTATGACTACAAGCAAAGCCAAGAAAGATTTTGAAAGTGAAATCAGGCTTATAAGTAACATTCATCATAAAAATATCGTTCGTTTATTAGGCTGTAGTGGCAAAGGATCAGACTTACTTCTTGTCTTCGAATACATGGCCAACGGAAGCCTTGACAAATTTTTATATG GTGAAAAACAAGGGACTCTCAGCTGGAAACAACGCCTTGACATAATCTTTGGCGTAGCTAGGGGCCTTGCCTATCTTCATGATCAATTTCATATACGTATCATACACCGAGACATCAAATCCAGCAATATTCTTCTTGATGTTGATTTTCAGCCTAAAATTGCTGATTTTGGATTAGCAAGACTTATAGCTGGAGATCAAAGTCATCTGAGCACCAGATTTGCCGGGACTCT GGGATACACAGCACCGGAGTATGCATTCCACGGTCACTTGTCTGAGAAAGTTGATACCTACGGCTTTGGAATTGTTGTCCTTGAAATAGTAAGTGGGCGAAGAAGCACAAATTCAAAGTCTGATCCAGTTACTGGTCCTTTACTTGAAGAT GCGTGGAAGCTATACGAAGATGGCATGCATTCGGATTTGGTAGATGAGTCCATGGATCCCAGTGAATATAATATAGAACATGTTAAAAAGATCATACAGCTTGCTCTGATGTGCACTCAGTCACCAACTTCTATAAGGCCAACAATGTCTGAAGTAGTAGTTTTGCTTACAAATGACCGTTCTGTTGAGCAAAGATCGCTAAGCAAGCCGACCATGGTCTAG
- the LOC108202729 gene encoding cysteine-rich receptor-like protein kinase 2, protein MKRWWSMIVAVVALVLVVESVMAQQKNDTILNSGCSQYNASSTLEFFRNLNTTLADLRREITVNRTYFGTQQQARTTNPVYTMFQCRKYLSTAECVSCFDRAALDIRSICKLANGARVIYDDCFLRYESNGFYTTATALGNTGRCNNDTVANSTSANFNTAAGDVLNNLLLATPKIKGYYAATTEQVVGSNTTVYAVAQCAETVTETECQNCMNVAYENIKSCPPRSGARAIDAGCFMRYDDSAFFASNETTNIKKYLKDGGSSDKKAIIGGIAGGVGLLLILLALLLWYRLSGKKKVAQRGHILGSTELQGPVTYNYKELKSATKNFNEEYKLGEGGSGDVYKGIVKNGNIVAVKRLALSTTKAKASFESEVRLISNVHHRNLIRLLGCSSKGPDLLLVYEYMENGSLDRFLYGGKRGTLNWKQRFDIIFGTARGLAYLHEQFHVRIIHRDIKPGNILLDDELQPKIADFGLARLLPEDQSHLNTKFAGTLGYTAPEYALQGQLSEKVDTYSFGVVVLEIVSGRRCSDTNIESDTDFLLEYAWKLHEKDMHLKLVDETLDPNDYTTEDAKKIIEIALMCTQSPASLRPTMSEVVVLLLSDDRSLEQRPLSKPTFVHSENRIREDTHSTPPQSVSNATATLSDFVGR, encoded by the exons ATGAAGCGTTGGTGGAGTATGATTGTGGCAGTGGTGGCGCTGGTGCTGGTGGTGGAATCCGTTATGGCTCAGCAAAAAAACGATACTATCCTGAATTCAGGGTGCAGTCAATATAATGCATCCAGCACACTCGAATTTTTCAGGAATCTGAACACAACATTGGCCGACCTCAGACGAGAAATAACAGTAAACAGAACCTACTTTGGCACACAACAGCAGGCCAGGACGACGAATCCAGTCTACACTATGTTTCAGTGCAGAAAGTATCTTTCCACTGCAGAATGTGTCTCGTGCTTCGATAGGGCCGCTCTTGACATCCGCAGTATCTGCAAATTGGCTAATGGTGCTCGTGTTATTTATGATGACTGCTTTCTCAG GTACGAGAGTAATGGCTTTTACACGACAGCTACTGCTTTAGGCAATACAGGAAGATGTAACAATGATACTGTAGCGAATAGCACATCAGCAAATTTTAACACAGCAGCCGGAGATGTACTAAACAATCTATTACTCGCGACTCCAAAGATAAAAGGTTACTATGCTGCAACGACAGAGCAAGTTGTGGGAAGTAACACAACCGTATATGCTGTGGCACAATGTGCTGAAACTGTAACTGAGACGGAATGTCAGAATTGCATGAATGTTGCTTATGAAAACATCAAGAGTTGTCCTCCTCGGTCTGGGGCAAGAGCTATCGATGCTGGTTGCTTTATGAGATATGATGACTCCGCTTTCTTTGCAAGTAATGAGACAACAAATATTAAGAAGTACTTGAAAGATG GAGGATCAAGCGATAAGAAGGCAATCATTGGGGGTATTGCTGGCGGTGTAGGCCTTCTGTTGATCCTACTTGCTTTGCTTTTATGGTACCGTTTATCAGGAAAGAAGAAGGTAGCTCAAAGAG GTCATATACTGGGATCAACTGAGCTGCAGGGACCAGTGACTTACAACTACAAGGAACTAAAATCGGCAACTAAGAATTTTAATGAAGAATATAAACTAGGAGAAGGAGGTTCCGGAGATGTATACAAG GGAATCGTAAAGAATGGAAATATAGTTGCAGTCAAGAGGCTAGCTCTAAGTACTACAAAAGCAAAGGCATCATTTGAGAGCGAAGTTAGGCTTATCAGTAATGTCCATCATCGAAACCTCATCCGTCTGCTAGGATGCAGCAGCAAAGGACCAGATCTACTTCTTGTCTACGAATACATGGAAAATGGCAGTCTTGATAGATTCTTATATG GTGGAAAACGGGGCACTCTCAATTGGAAACAAAGATTTGACATAATCTTCGGGACAGCCAGGGGCCTTGCCTATCTACATGAACAGTTTCACGTTCGTATCATACATCGAGATATCAAGCCCGGAAACATTCTACTTGATGATGAACTACAACCTAAGATTGCTGATTTCGGGTTAGCAAGGCTTTTACCTGAGGATCAGAGTCATCTTAACACAAAATTTGCTGGGACTCT AGGTTATACAGCACCAGAGTATGCACTTCAAGGACAATTATCCGAGAAAGTAGATACCTACAGTTTTGGTGTTGTGGTCCTTGAAATTGTCAGTGGCCGACGCTGCAGTGACACAAATATTGAGTCTGACACTGATTTCCTCCTTGAATAC GCCTGGAAGCTACACGAAAAGGATATGCATTTGAAGTTGGTCGATGAGACACTAGACCCGAATGACTACACAACAGAAGATGCCAAGAAGATCATAGAGATTGCTCTAATGTGCACACAGTCACCAGCTTCTTTGAGGCCAACAATGTCTGAAGTCGTTGTTCTGCTATTAAGTGATGATCGATCACTCGAGCAAAGACCGCTTAGCAAGCCTACTTTTGTCCATTCAGAAAACAGAATCCGTGAGGATACACATAGTACTCCTCCCCAATCAGTGTCCAATGCTACTGCTACTTTGTCCGATTTTGTAGGCCGTTAG
- the LOC108202730 gene encoding cysteine-rich receptor-like protein kinase 42: MKLLWKMAAVLVLALWMIEFVMSQPQANLINQGCSQVNATSEFFSNLNATLADLRRQLSINRTHFATAQLARSSNPVYAIVQCRNYLSTADCVSCFDIAAVDIRKYCRLVNGARVIYDGCFLRYETNRFYGTANALGNAGRCDNGTIRNGTASATSYTAVVEALLSDLVIATPKTKNFYAATATKVAPGGNTTVYAMAQCAETVTEIECQNCMNVALENIKSCPPRTGARAFDAGCFMRYTNTPFFASNQTINISRYLRSGGSRNKKAIIGGVLGGFGFLLLVLALLLRFRLSRKKRISPRGKLGSTELQGPVTYNYKDLKSATKNFSPEYKLGEGGSGDVYKGIVKNGNIVAVKRLALCTSKAKADFESEVRLISNVHHRNLVRLLGCSSKGPDLLLVYEYMENGSLDSFLYGGKRGSLNWQQRFNIIYGTARGLAYLHEQFHVRIIHRDIKPGNILLDDELQPKIADFGLARLLPEDQTHLNTKFAGTLGYTAPEYALQGQLSEKADTYSFGVVLLEIISGRRCGDTNIERDTDFLLEYAWKLHDNNMHLKLVDESLDSDEYQAEDVKKVIEIALMCTQSPASLRPTMPEVVVLLISDRSLERGPLSRPTFVNSEDRIRDVPDVPPPSMSNATATLSELTGR, encoded by the exons ATGAAGTTGTTATGGAAGATGGCCGCGGTGCTGGTGCTGGCATTATGGATGATAGAATTTGTTATGTCACAACCACAAGCTAATTTGATAAACCAGGGTTGCAGTCAAGTAAATGCCACTTCTGAATTCTTCAGCAATCTGAATGCAACCTTGGCTGATCTTAGACGACAGTTGTCCATAAACAGAACACACTTTGCAACTGCACAGCTGGCTAGGAGCAGCAATCCTGTCTACGCCATTGTTCAGTGCAGAAACTATCTTTCCACTGCGGATTGTGTCTCTTGCTTTGATATTGCAGCAGTTGATATTCGAAAGTATTGTAGATTGGTCAATGGTGCTCGTGTCATATATGATGGCTGCTTCCTCAG GTATGAGACCAACAGGTTTTACGGCACAGCAAATGCTTTAGGGAACGCGGGAAGATGTGACAATGGCACAATAAGAAATGGAACTGCGTCAGCTACATCATATACTGCAGTTGTGGAAGCTTTATTGAGCGATCTTGTAATTGCTACGCCAAAGACAAAAAATTTCTATGCAGCTACCGCGACTAAAGTTGCCCCAGGGGGTAATACGACGGTTTATGCCATGGCACAATGTGCTGAAACTGTTACTGAAATTGAGTGTCAGAATTGCATGAATGTAGCTTTAGAAAATATCAAGAGTTGTCCTCCTCGTACTGGGGCGAGAGCTTTTGATGCTGGTTGTTTCATGAGATATACAAATACTCCTTTTTTTGCTAGCAACCAGACAATTAATATTTCAAGATACCTCCGATCAG GAGGCTCGAGGAACAAAAAAGCAATAATTGGGGGTGTTCTTGGTGGTTTTGGCTTTCTTTTGCTAGTACTAGCTTTACTTCTGCGATTTAGATtatcaagaaagaaaagaatttCTCCAAGAG GTAAACTAGGGTCAACCGAATTGCAGGGGCCAGTAACTTACAATTACAAAGACTTAAAATCAGCAACAAAAAACTTTAGCCCAGAATATAAACTGGGAGAAGGAGGCTCTGGAGATGTATACAAG GGCATCGTAAAGAATGGTAATATAGTAGCAGTCAAGAGGCTAGCTCTCTGCACCAGCAAAGCAAAGGCAGATTTTGAGAGTGAAGTGAGGCTTATTAGTAATGTCCACCACAGGAATCTCGTCCGTCTTTTAGGTTGTAGTAGCAAAGGACCAGACCTACTCCTTGTTTATGAGTACATGGAAAATGGAAGTCTTGACAGCTTCTTATATG GTGGAAAACGAGGGTCTCTTAACTGGCAACAAAGGTTTAATATTATCTATGGGACAGCTAGGGGTCTTGCTTATCTACATGAGCAGTTCCATGTTCGTATTATACACCGTGATATAAAGCCTGGTAACATTCTACTTGATGATGAACTTCAGCCTAAGATTGCAGATTTTGGTTTGGCAAGGCTTTTACCTGAGGATCAAACTCATCTCAACACAAAATTTGCCGGCACCCT AGGTTACACAGCACCTGAGTATGCACTCCAGGGGCAGTTGTCTGAGAAAGCTGATACCTACAGTTTTGGCGTTGTGCTGCTTGAAATTATAAGTGGCCGGCGGTGTGGTGACACAAATatagaaagagatactgatttCCTCCTTGAATAC GCATGGAAGCTGCACGACAATAACATGCATCTAAAGCTGGTTGATGAGTCATTAGATTCGGACGAATACCAAGCAGAAGACGTTAAGAAGGTTATTGAGATTGCGCTAATGTGCACCCAGTCACCAGCTTCATTAAGGCCTACAATGCCTGAAGTTGTCGTTTTGCTTATAAGTGATCGATCACTTGAAAGAGGACCTCTGAGCAGGCCCACATTTGTCAACTCAGAAGACAGAATTCGTGATGTCCCAGATGTTCCTCCACCATCAATGTCCAATGCTACTGCTACTTTGTCAGAGCTTACTGGGCGTTAA